The following coding sequences are from one uncultured Cohaesibacter sp. window:
- a CDS encoding folate-binding protein: MPEQQVLHLINRAVVKLAGSDAESLLQRLITNDLNDLNEGELRYGALLTPQGKVALDFLLSRHEGGFLFDLDRDILSPFIMKMGLYRMRSDVSIEEQELDVGVVFDAVGGTVLDDGVASEGIAVRDTRSDLLGWRIYGAKGQWQTNQDLEGAYLERHLTAFVPQAGLDFALGDVFPYDINMDYFGALDFEKGCYVGQEVVSRMHHRGTARKRLVRLEADDSLPMTGTAVLAGEKPVGTIGAVINNKALAIVRLDRVAEAQAEGLTLTADGILLRMTLPDYADFTVSS, translated from the coding sequence ATGCCTGAACAACAGGTTCTTCATCTGATCAATCGTGCCGTTGTCAAATTGGCTGGCAGCGATGCGGAAAGCCTGCTGCAGCGTTTGATAACCAATGATCTCAATGATCTCAATGAGGGAGAGTTGCGTTACGGAGCCTTGTTGACACCGCAAGGCAAAGTCGCACTGGATTTCTTGCTGTCGCGCCATGAGGGCGGTTTTCTGTTTGATCTGGACCGGGATATTCTGAGCCCATTCATCATGAAAATGGGGCTGTACCGGATGCGCTCTGATGTGTCCATCGAAGAGCAGGAGCTGGATGTGGGCGTCGTTTTCGATGCCGTTGGTGGCACTGTCTTGGACGATGGCGTTGCCTCAGAAGGGATTGCCGTGCGCGATACGCGATCCGATTTGCTGGGCTGGCGGATCTATGGTGCAAAGGGCCAGTGGCAGACCAACCAGGATCTCGAAGGGGCTTATCTGGAGCGCCATCTGACCGCTTTTGTGCCTCAGGCCGGCTTGGATTTCGCGTTGGGTGATGTCTTCCCATACGATATCAATATGGACTATTTCGGGGCGCTTGATTTTGAAAAAGGCTGCTATGTCGGTCAGGAAGTCGTCTCCCGCATGCACCACAGGGGCACCGCACGCAAACGCCTAGTGCGGCTGGAAGCTGACGACAGTTTGCCGATGACAGGCACTGCTGTGTTGGCAGGCGAAAAGCCTGTTGGTACAATTGGTGCCGTCATCAACAACAAGGCCTTGGCAATTGTGCGCTTGGACAGGGTTGCCGAAGCGCAAGCCGAGGGCCTGACCCTTACGGCAGACGGTATTCTTCTGCGCATGACGCTGCCCGATTATGCTGATTTCACTGTGAGCAGCTGA
- a CDS encoding YitT family protein, with amino-acid sequence MQANKSEKDAQKHTLLEDAQGLAFGVFACSLGMVFLTYLGFLTGQTAGLALLISYLTDYDFGTVFFLVNIPFYWFTYHRMGLRFTIKSIICVVGMSVMMKFVSPAISFEHLDPLVGMLAFGALVGAGLLAIIRHEGSLGGVGAMAVTIQEFTGFKAGYVQQLMDFAIFGTALFFFPWQIIAWSVFGSFVLNSIIAINHRRDRYIGR; translated from the coding sequence ATGCAAGCAAACAAATCCGAGAAAGACGCTCAAAAGCACACACTTCTGGAAGATGCACAAGGCCTCGCCTTTGGTGTATTCGCCTGCTCACTCGGCATGGTGTTTCTGACCTATCTGGGATTCCTGACCGGCCAGACAGCGGGCCTGGCGCTGCTCATCTCCTATCTGACCGATTATGATTTCGGCACGGTTTTCTTCCTCGTCAATATTCCATTCTACTGGTTTACCTACCACCGCATGGGATTACGCTTTACCATCAAGTCGATCATTTGTGTGGTGGGCATGTCGGTGATGATGAAATTCGTGTCCCCGGCCATCAGTTTCGAGCATCTGGACCCACTGGTCGGCATGCTGGCTTTCGGAGCCTTGGTCGGAGCCGGACTTCTCGCCATCATCCGCCACGAAGGCAGCCTTGGCGGCGTTGGCGCCATGGCTGTTACCATTCAGGAATTTACCGGCTTCAAGGCCGGCTATGTTCAGCAGCTGATGGATTTTGCAATCTTCGGCACGGCGCTATTTTTCTTCCCATGGCAAATTATCGCCTGGTCGGTGTTCGGCTCGTTTGTGCTCAACTCGATCATTGCGATCAACCACAGGAGAGACCGCTATATCGGTCGCTAA
- a CDS encoding DUF2207 domain-containing protein, with product MKLSRSILSLILAWLLLLTAGVIEAVASERITDYRVAIEVNKDRTVDITEVIEVNVEGDQIKRGLLRDIPETYRRRDGRYVNINPKVRAVRRDGNDEPFSTSHEGRYFRIRIGDAYVMLQNGLHTYEISYSVEQSIGFFDDYDEIYWNAIGTEWAFPIERSQVSVRAPEGGEVLQYAAYTGSSGSRGDSYRVTEQSDQTIAFQATRELNPGEGMTVAVAWPKGLIAEPSESRKALNSFFDNSPLYIVLFGAICQFIWLIYSWIKVGRDPDGGPIIPLYRPPEKISPAIASYIKGMGEFEEGEEKTFMAALISLGTKGLLTIREEGKSVVVERANKPDPAGDKNKPIVSINALPPGEKALFKALFHKADTVKFADMKFAQMSKIMSAFTTAIDREADETYYHENLGRTLIGFLMTFAVAALFVVLKTFFAPPFEFPILEVVSTVFLSIVLAILFLGAGALLPSRLESGLKAFILAAIAGAAIYILVVGQETIIPGLWDIFAIVPVLVVLFMWLLGVAFYAWMKAPTLLGRAVMDKIDGLKLFMTVTVAQKAEELNDADMPELTPKLYEDLLPYAIALGVEQKWSKTFEKKVFSQLPPDRSYHPVWYVGHFDPERPTASLTTVTEALGADLSSAMTPPASSSSGSGGGGSSGGGGGGGGGGGW from the coding sequence ATGAAGCTTTCTCGCTCCATTCTTTCACTCATTTTAGCATGGCTCCTGTTGCTGACAGCAGGGGTGATCGAGGCTGTTGCCAGCGAACGGATCACTGACTACAGGGTCGCGATCGAAGTCAACAAGGACCGGACGGTTGATATCACCGAGGTTATCGAGGTGAATGTTGAGGGAGACCAGATCAAGCGCGGTCTCTTGCGCGACATCCCCGAGACCTACCGCCGACGGGACGGGCGCTATGTCAACATCAACCCCAAGGTCCGGGCTGTTCGCCGCGATGGCAACGATGAGCCATTTAGCACCAGCCACGAAGGCCGGTATTTTCGCATACGCATTGGCGATGCCTATGTCATGTTGCAAAACGGGCTTCATACCTATGAGATCAGCTATAGCGTTGAACAGTCAATCGGCTTTTTCGACGATTATGACGAGATCTACTGGAACGCGATTGGGACGGAATGGGCTTTCCCGATAGAACGTTCCCAGGTGTCGGTGCGTGCGCCCGAAGGCGGTGAGGTGCTGCAATATGCGGCCTATACGGGCAGCTCTGGCAGCAGAGGGGACAGCTATCGGGTCACTGAACAATCGGACCAAACCATTGCTTTCCAAGCAACCCGAGAGTTAAATCCCGGTGAGGGCATGACGGTGGCCGTTGCCTGGCCAAAGGGCTTGATCGCTGAGCCCAGCGAGTCTCGGAAGGCCCTGAATTCCTTTTTCGATAACAGCCCCCTTTATATCGTGCTGTTTGGCGCCATCTGCCAATTCATCTGGCTGATCTATTCTTGGATCAAGGTCGGGCGCGATCCTGATGGTGGGCCCATTATACCTCTTTATCGTCCGCCTGAGAAAATTTCGCCAGCGATAGCAAGCTACATCAAGGGCATGGGGGAATTTGAGGAAGGGGAAGAAAAAACCTTCATGGCGGCGCTGATTTCTCTCGGCACCAAGGGCTTGTTGACCATCCGCGAAGAGGGTAAGAGCGTCGTCGTCGAGCGGGCAAACAAGCCCGACCCAGCGGGTGATAAAAACAAGCCGATTGTTAGCATAAATGCATTGCCACCCGGCGAGAAAGCTCTTTTCAAAGCGCTGTTCCACAAAGCGGATACGGTCAAGTTTGCCGATATGAAATTTGCTCAGATGAGCAAGATCATGTCGGCCTTCACCACAGCCATCGACAGAGAGGCCGACGAGACTTATTATCACGAGAATTTGGGCAGGACCCTGATCGGGTTCTTGATGACATTTGCCGTAGCAGCTCTCTTTGTCGTGCTGAAAACCTTCTTCGCTCCGCCCTTTGAATTTCCGATTCTGGAAGTGGTGAGCACGGTGTTTCTATCGATCGTCCTCGCCATTCTCTTTTTGGGTGCTGGTGCCCTGCTGCCATCAAGGCTGGAAAGTGGCTTGAAGGCCTTCATTCTCGCCGCAATTGCCGGGGCTGCGATCTATATTCTGGTCGTGGGACAGGAAACCATCATTCCCGGACTTTGGGATATCTTCGCCATTGTGCCTGTGTTGGTCGTGTTGTTCATGTGGCTGTTGGGCGTGGCCTTTTACGCATGGATGAAAGCGCCCACCTTGCTTGGTCGCGCCGTCATGGACAAGATTGATGGCCTAAAACTGTTTATGACAGTAACTGTGGCGCAAAAGGCAGAAGAGCTCAATGATGCCGATATGCCTGAGTTGACGCCAAAGCTTTACGAAGATCTTTTGCCTTATGCCATCGCGCTTGGGGTTGAACAAAAATGGTCAAAAACCTTCGAGAAAAAGGTCTTCTCTCAGTTGCCTCCTGATCGCTCCTATCATCCTGTTTGGTATGTCGGGCATTTTGATCCAGAAAGGCCAACGGCATCGCTGACAACTGTTACCGAAGCTCTTGGGGCCGATCTGTCGAGTGCCATGACGCCTCCGGCCTCTTCGTCATCCGGTTCTGGTGGCGGTGGCTCCTCAGGAGGCGGTGGCGGCGGCGGCGGCGGCGGCGGCTGGTGA
- a CDS encoding LemA family protein: MVISWVLLGIVVLLGLYAIAIYNKLAKVRQMVNEGWSGIDVQLKRRSNLIPNLVEAVKGYMTHERETLEKVTEMRARAANAAKGGAMERSLAEGNLSKALVNLMAVAENYPDLKANDGFLNLQKELSKAEDDIQLARRYYNGTVRNLNTMIDQFPSNIVAGFFSYAKKDYFEIDNQADRQTPKVEF, from the coding sequence ATGGTAATCAGTTGGGTCCTTCTCGGGATTGTGGTTCTTTTGGGCCTCTATGCCATCGCTATTTACAACAAGCTGGCTAAAGTTCGTCAGATGGTCAATGAAGGTTGGTCGGGTATCGATGTACAGTTGAAACGCCGATCCAACCTGATTCCCAATCTGGTTGAAGCTGTGAAGGGATATATGACCCATGAGCGCGAAACGCTCGAAAAGGTCACGGAAATGCGCGCGCGCGCCGCAAACGCCGCAAAGGGGGGCGCCATGGAGCGCTCCTTGGCGGAGGGGAACCTGTCCAAGGCGCTGGTCAATCTCATGGCTGTTGCTGAGAACTATCCTGATTTGAAGGCAAATGACGGCTTTCTGAATTTGCAGAAAGAGCTGTCAAAAGCAGAAGACGACATTCAACTCGCGCGTCGCTATTACAACGGCACAGTGCGGAACCTCAACACGATGATTGACCAGTTTCCGTCAAACATCGTGGCCGGGTTCTTTTCTTATGCCAAGAAAGACTATTTCGAAATCGACAATCAGGCAGATAGACAAACACCCAAAGTGGAGTTTTGA
- the moaB gene encoding molybdenum cofactor biosynthesis protein B yields MAHASSDTPRAFIPMKIAIMTVSDTRTMADDKSGQTLVDRLQTAGHILADRAIVKDDVDAIQAQAKKWIASDTVDVVISTGGTGFTGRDVTPEAMIPLFDKQMDGFSWLFHKISFETIGTSTIQSRATAGLAGSTFIFCIPGSSGACKDAWDGIFVHQLDYRHMPCNFVEIMPRLDEHLKREKARS; encoded by the coding sequence ATGGCCCACGCTAGCTCAGATACACCGCGCGCATTCATTCCGATGAAAATCGCCATCATGACGGTTTCCGACACTCGCACGATGGCCGATGACAAATCCGGACAGACGCTGGTTGATCGATTGCAAACAGCAGGCCACATTCTAGCCGACCGTGCGATCGTGAAAGATGATGTTGACGCCATTCAGGCGCAGGCGAAGAAATGGATCGCCAGCGACACGGTGGATGTGGTCATTTCAACAGGAGGCACAGGTTTTACCGGTCGTGATGTCACACCAGAAGCCATGATACCCCTGTTTGACAAGCAAATGGATGGATTTTCATGGCTGTTTCACAAGATCTCGTTTGAAACCATCGGCACATCGACCATCCAGTCTCGGGCTACAGCAGGCCTTGCTGGCTCCACCTTTATCTTCTGCATTCCCGGCTCGTCCGGTGCATGTAAAGATGCATGGGACGGCATTTTCGTGCATCAACTGGACTATCGCCACATGCCTTGTAATTTCGTTGAAATCATGCCGCGGCTGGATGAACATCTCAAGCGCGAGAAGGCCCGCAGCTAA
- a CDS encoding glycine--tRNA ligase subunit alpha, which produces MTDILAPHMQPQRSFQGMILALQTYWADYGCAILQPYDMEVGAGTLHPSTTLRALGPRPWNVAYVQPSRRPTDGRYGENPNRLQHYYQFQVLLKPSPENLQDLYLGSLKAIGIDSSIHDVRFVEDDWENPTTGSWGLGWECWCDGMEVSQFTYFQQVAGFECSPVAGELTYGLERLAMYVQGVDNVYDLNFNGRDGDARITYGDVFLQTEQEYSRHNFEYANTEMLFRHFSDAEGECRSLLAQGEKAGTEAGMHYCVFPAYDQCIKASHVFNLLDARGVISVTERQSYILRVRELAKSCGEAFLKTKAGGLGYEG; this is translated from the coding sequence ATGACCGACATTCTAGCCCCTCACATGCAGCCACAACGCTCTTTTCAGGGTATGATTTTGGCTCTGCAGACCTATTGGGCCGATTACGGCTGTGCAATCCTCCAGCCCTATGACATGGAAGTCGGCGCCGGTACGCTGCATCCTTCGACAACGCTGCGCGCTTTGGGGCCGCGGCCTTGGAATGTTGCCTATGTACAGCCGTCTCGCCGCCCGACAGATGGTCGATATGGTGAAAACCCGAACCGTTTGCAGCATTATTATCAGTTTCAGGTTCTGCTGAAACCGAGCCCTGAGAATCTGCAAGATCTTTATCTGGGATCTCTGAAGGCGATCGGTATCGACAGCTCCATTCATGATGTCCGTTTTGTTGAGGATGACTGGGAAAACCCGACCACCGGTTCCTGGGGCCTAGGTTGGGAATGCTGGTGCGATGGTATGGAAGTCTCCCAGTTCACCTACTTCCAGCAGGTGGCTGGTTTCGAGTGCTCCCCGGTTGCTGGCGAGTTGACCTATGGTCTGGAACGTCTGGCCATGTATGTGCAGGGCGTGGATAATGTCTATGACCTCAACTTCAATGGCCGTGACGGCGACGCCCGGATTACCTATGGCGATGTCTTTTTGCAGACCGAGCAGGAATATTCCCGCCATAACTTCGAATATGCCAACACCGAGATGCTCTTCCGTCACTTCTCCGATGCTGAAGGAGAGTGCCGATCCCTTCTGGCTCAGGGCGAGAAGGCTGGCACCGAAGCCGGAATGCATTACTGCGTTTTCCCGGCCTATGACCAGTGCATCAAGGCATCCCACGTTTTCAATCTGCTCGATGCGCGCGGCGTCATTTCTGTGACAGAGCGCCAGAGCTACATTCTGCGTGTACGCGAATTGGCAAAATCCTGCGGCGAAGCATTTCTCAAAACCAAAGCTGGCGGCTTGGGGTACGAGGGCTAA
- a CDS encoding FecR domain-containing protein — protein MRHVALILAILLLIPAHAFSQTNASWTVQKITGTAYIAQKGADASVVRRGSVLHPGQTLSTQARTRLLLTRGKERIQVGPQAILAIPPSQYNEPGKTLILQQSGRVQVTANVRDVKHFSVKTPYLTAIVKGTIFTVDVARNRSFVSVQRGRVEVSDNGTGNTTEITLGQRATVSVTPSGKRQLNVAAAGKKPAIRQIKAKKAKPNFYATVQVKGKTMALQPGSKKQTTTVEAVRAEVTTTGRSKSSKASNSSNGASSSASRSSYDDSSDDDGENESYSSSIGPGNSNGAGNSSNSNASSTATSKSSDSSSSSSATSSSTSPGNSNGAGNSSNSNASSTATSNSNAGVSNGNAFGNSNSDD, from the coding sequence ATGCGGCACGTTGCCCTCATTCTTGCAATCCTGTTGCTGATCCCTGCACACGCCTTCTCTCAGACAAATGCAAGTTGGACCGTTCAAAAAATCACAGGAACCGCCTACATCGCCCAAAAAGGTGCTGATGCCAGTGTGGTCCGCAGGGGATCGGTTTTGCATCCGGGCCAAACCCTTTCCACACAGGCAAGAACCCGCCTTCTGTTGACCCGGGGGAAAGAACGCATTCAGGTTGGCCCGCAGGCCATTTTGGCGATCCCTCCGTCTCAGTATAACGAACCAGGCAAAACACTCATCCTGCAACAGAGCGGGCGCGTACAAGTCACCGCGAACGTTAGGGACGTGAAGCATTTTTCTGTCAAGACACCTTATTTGACGGCCATCGTTAAGGGCACCATCTTCACGGTTGATGTGGCCCGTAACAGGTCTTTTGTTTCTGTGCAGCGCGGTCGCGTAGAGGTTTCTGATAACGGAACCGGCAACACGACAGAGATTACGCTCGGGCAGCGGGCAACTGTCAGCGTTACGCCTTCAGGCAAACGACAGTTAAACGTTGCGGCCGCCGGAAAGAAACCTGCCATTCGCCAGATCAAGGCGAAAAAGGCCAAACCGAATTTTTATGCCACAGTGCAGGTCAAGGGCAAAACAATGGCGCTGCAACCGGGCAGCAAAAAGCAAACGACAACCGTTGAGGCTGTTCGCGCTGAAGTCACGACAACAGGCCGCTCAAAGTCTTCGAAAGCGAGTAATTCTTCGAATGGAGCATCGTCGTCAGCTTCCCGGTCATCTTATGACGACAGCTCTGATGATGATGGGGAAAATGAAAGCTACAGTTCCAGCATAGGACCGGGCAATAGCAATGGTGCAGGCAATTCATCCAATAGCAACGCCAGCAGCACCGCCACGAGCAAGTCAAGCGACAGCTCTTCTTCGTCTTCGGCCACCTCGTCAAGCACCAGTCCGGGCAATAGCAATGGCGCAGGCAATTCATCCAATAGCAACGCCAGCAGCACCGCCACGAGCAACAGCAACGCCGGTGTCTCGAATGGGAATGCCTTTGGCAACAGCAACAGCGACGACTAA
- a CDS encoding ChaN family lipoprotein produces MSSSATLLADHPLSETIWNNQSGEQATQETLAEVIGSADYILLGEKHDNPRHHLLQSRMVTFAAASGFRADRSGHVIFEMLEPSHQVALDALVDQTRDLDDTGLDKALSLEGETLEWSNRGWPDWSLYQPIFKTALAHKMSLHGGNPDRETLLAAGRKGIIAEDFLQDPYWQRDYTDEQRESLTDELVDAHCGMLGRDAVGPMITMQRLKDASMARAMRQAHKSSDYSILIAGNGHTRKDRGVPMFLEADKRVVSIAFIEVIRGQEAPANYPAVNPELYDFVWFTPRVDEIDPCAKFRKQLEGMKPKSAQKQGS; encoded by the coding sequence ATGTCCTCGAGCGCGACTCTGCTGGCTGATCATCCCTTGTCCGAGACCATTTGGAACAACCAATCCGGCGAGCAGGCAACTCAGGAAACCCTGGCCGAAGTAATCGGATCTGCGGACTATATTCTGCTTGGTGAGAAACACGACAATCCTCGCCATCATTTGCTGCAATCCCGAATGGTGACTTTTGCGGCGGCATCTGGGTTCCGAGCCGACCGTTCAGGGCATGTGATTTTTGAAATGCTCGAACCGTCCCATCAAGTCGCTCTTGATGCCTTAGTGGATCAGACGAGAGATCTCGATGATACAGGTTTGGATAAGGCGCTTTCCTTGGAGGGAGAGACACTGGAATGGAGCAATCGGGGCTGGCCGGATTGGTCGCTCTATCAGCCCATTTTCAAAACGGCCCTCGCCCACAAAATGTCCTTGCATGGAGGCAACCCGGACAGGGAAACCCTGCTGGCGGCAGGACGCAAGGGCATCATTGCCGAGGACTTCCTGCAAGACCCCTATTGGCAACGGGACTATACGGACGAGCAGCGCGAAAGTCTTACTGATGAACTTGTAGACGCACATTGCGGCATGTTGGGCAGGGATGCGGTTGGTCCCATGATCACGATGCAACGCCTCAAAGACGCCAGCATGGCGCGCGCGATGCGTCAGGCTCACAAATCCTCTGACTATTCGATCCTCATTGCCGGTAACGGGCATACACGCAAAGACCGCGGCGTACCGATGTTTCTTGAGGCGGACAAGCGAGTTGTCTCCATCGCCTTCATCGAAGTCATCCGCGGGCAAGAGGCTCCCGCCAACTATCCTGCGGTGAACCCGGAGCTTTATGATTTTGTCTGGTTCACCCCTCGCGTGGATGAAATCGACCCTTGCGCAAAGTTCAGAAAACAGCTTGAGGGAATGAAGCCCAAGAGCGCCCAAAAGCAAGGATCATGA
- a CDS encoding TIGR01459 family HAD-type hydrolase: MSSRIAGLSAIAPNYKGLLSDIWGVLHNGETVNACTVDALTRFRKEFGPVVLITNAPRPSAVICEQLDELGVPRSCYDTVVTSGDVTRKALLDTGKKRVYHLGHPRNLVLFEGLGLELVEEDEAEMICCTSLLDNLTETTDDYDEQLHRLANRHLPLICANPDRIADQGDRLVYCAGALADRFEAYGGEIFMAGKPEAPIYDASMDAFAKAHGAPLQKSDVLIVGDALPTDMRGAHYQNIDALFITAGIHARDFGPSDAPDDERVDLRLTHEDVETVGFMTRLAW; the protein is encoded by the coding sequence ATGTCTTCCCGAATTGCCGGCCTTTCAGCCATCGCTCCTAACTACAAGGGGCTCTTGTCTGATATCTGGGGCGTTCTGCACAACGGCGAAACAGTGAATGCTTGCACGGTTGATGCGCTTACCCGTTTCCGTAAGGAATTTGGCCCCGTTGTCCTCATCACGAATGCGCCAAGGCCATCGGCCGTAATTTGCGAGCAGCTCGACGAATTGGGGGTGCCGCGTTCCTGCTATGACACGGTGGTGACCTCTGGCGATGTCACGCGCAAGGCGCTTCTGGATACAGGCAAAAAGCGCGTCTATCATTTGGGACATCCGCGCAACCTTGTTCTGTTTGAGGGGCTCGGTCTTGAACTGGTCGAGGAAGACGAAGCGGAAATGATCTGCTGCACCAGTCTTCTGGACAATCTGACGGAAACAACGGACGATTACGACGAGCAACTTCACCGTCTCGCCAACCGTCACTTGCCGCTGATTTGCGCAAATCCGGACCGCATTGCCGATCAGGGGGATCGTTTGGTCTATTGCGCTGGCGCTCTGGCAGACCGGTTTGAAGCCTATGGTGGCGAAATCTTCATGGCTGGCAAGCCGGAAGCCCCTATTTATGATGCTTCCATGGACGCTTTTGCCAAAGCCCATGGAGCCCCTTTGCAGAAATCCGATGTCTTGATAGTTGGCGATGCCTTGCCCACAGACATGCGTGGGGCCCATTATCAGAATATTGATGCCCTGTTCATTACCGCAGGCATTCACGCGCGGGACTTCGGCCCAAGCGATGCGCCAGACGATGAGCGGGTCGATCTTCGTCTCACTCATGAGGATGTGGAAACCGTAGGCTTCATGACTCGCCTTGCCTGGTGA